A region from the Rhodamnia argentea isolate NSW1041297 chromosome 7, ASM2092103v1, whole genome shotgun sequence genome encodes:
- the LOC115737752 gene encoding E3 ubiquitin-protein ligase arkadia — protein MGKSAEEEQQVAATVVSITSERNAERWRCGCGGISKRVGVRCVAVLVFSMAVFLSAVFWLPPFLRFADRGDLDLDPRFRGHDIVATFNVEKPVLLLQDNVLQLEDDIFAEINLATIRVVILSVEPLAGTNSAKVVFAIDPDAKNSKISTATESLIRESFESLVTRLISLRLTASLFGDPFSFEVLKFPGGITIIPLQSAFLLQKVQIYFNFTLNYSIEQIQANFDDLRSQLRSGLHLSSYENLYISLSNMRGSTVDPPTIVQSSVLLAIGSMPIPRLKQLAQTITGSHSRNLGLNNTIFGKVKQVRLSSILQHSLNGGDGGGPSFPPSPAPLPEPHHAHHHHHHHHHSHHHHFHNEHQPPMISPAPATHGSAHSPRAVSPAHRKISPVHSKSSPSSAPEPSYEARPPGCSFGHKGKSSGNIGKQSHIAPVPAPAQAPRHSVVSPSPQAHQVASHPRVVPVSSPLPHVVYTHVQPPSATKSHTDNPVQTPPVAPSLNSSSAGLLPTARWAFMVIFAIILQL, from the exons ATGGGGAAGAGCGCCGAGGAAGAGCAGCAAGTGGCCGCGACGGTGGTCTCGATCACTTCCGAGCGGAATGCGGAGCGATGGCGCTGTGGATGCGGTGGGATTTCGAAGCGCGTCGGGGTCAGATGCGTGGCGGTGTTAGTGTTTTCCATGGCCGTGTTCTTGTCGGCCGTGTTTTGGTTGCCTCCGTTCTTGCGGTTCGCAGATCGGGGAGATCTGGATCTGGATCCGAGGTTTAGAG GTCATGATATAGTAGCTACCTTTAATGTTGAGAAGccggttcttctacttcaagaCAATGTCTTGCAGCTCGAAGATGACATTTTTGCAGAGATCAATCTTGCGACTATCAGA GTAGTTATCTTATCGGTGGAGCCTTTAGCTGGAACAAATTCAGCAAAGGTCGTGTTTGCTATTGATCCGGatgccaaaaattcaaaaatatccaCTGCTACAGAAAGTTTGATAAGGGAGTCCTTTGAATCTCTGGTTACACGCCTAATATCTCTCCGTTTGACTGCATCCTTATTTGGCGACCCATTCTCGTTTGAGGTGCTAAAGTTCCCCGGAGGAATTACCATCATCCCTCTTCAGAGTGCATTTCTTCTGCAGAAAGTGCAGATCTACTTCAACTTTACCTTAAACTACTCTATAGAGCAAATACAAGCGAATTTTGATGATCTCAGAAGCCAGTTGAGATCAGGATTGCATCTCTCGTCCTATGAG AACTTGTACATTAGCTTATCGAATATGAGAGGTTCAACAGTGGATCCTCCGACGATAGTTCAGTCATCCGTTTTGCTGGCAATTGGAAGCATGCCGATACCGAGGTTGAAGCAACTGGCACAGACAATCACGGGTTCTCACTCAAGAAATCTCGGCCTTAACAATACAATATTTGGCAAGGTCAAGCAAGTCCGGCTTTCATCGATATTGCAGCACTCTCTCAATGGTGGCGACGGAGGTGGACCATCATTTCCACCTTCTCCAGCTCCTCTTCCCGAGCCCCACCATGcacaccatcaccatcaccaccatcaccacTCTCACCACCATCACTTCCATAATGAGCATCAGCCCCCTATGATTTCACCAGCGCCTGCCACTCATGGTAGCGCGCATTCACCAAGAGCCGTTTCACCTGCCCACAGAAAAATCTCACCTGTCCACAGCAAAAGCTCTCCGTCATCTGCACCTGAGCCAAGTTATGAGGCAAGGCCTCCTGGCTGTAGTTTCGGCCATAAAGGGAAGTCTTCAGGGAACATTGGAAAGCAGTCTCATATAGCTCCGGTTCCTGCACCAGCACAGGCTCCTCGACATTCTGTGGTTTCTCCATCCCCACAAGCGCATCAAGTGGCTTCTCATCCGCGTGTGGTTCCTGTGTCTAGCCCCTTACCACATGTCGTCTATACTCATGTTCAACCTCCATCGGCGACCAAAAGTCATACAGATAACCCTGTGCAAACGCCGCCAGTTGCTCCATCACTGAATTCAT CTTCTGCAGGTCTTCTTCCCACAGCACGATGGGCATTCATGGTGATCTTCGCAATCATATTACAGTTATGA